The Takifugu flavidus isolate HTHZ2018 chromosome 21, ASM371156v2, whole genome shotgun sequence genome has a window encoding:
- the tert gene encoding telomerase reverse transcriptase, which translates to MSITDLSPTLGILRSLYPHVQVLVDFADDIVFREGHKATLIEESDTCHFKSFVRGIFVCFHKELQQVPSCNQICTLPELLAFVLNSVKRKRKRNVLAHGYNFQSLAQEERDADQFKLQGDVTQSAAYVHGSDLWRKVSMRLGTDITRYLFESCSVFVAVPPSCLFQVCGIPIYDCFSLATASLGFSLQSRGCRERCLGVNSMKRRAFNVKRYLRKQKTETDQKDEARVCSGKRRRVMEEDKVSCETMQDGESGKTTLVQKQPGSKKRSEMEATLLPLEGGPSWRSGTFPPLPPSQSFIRTLGFLYGGRGMRSFLLNRKKKTAEGFRKIQGRDLIRIVFFEGVLYLNGLERKPKKLPRRFFNMVPLFSQLLRQHRRCPYSRLLQKTCPLVGIKDAGQAELSSFLPQHCGSHRVYLFVRECLLAVIPQELWGSEHNRLLYFARVRFFLRSGKFERLSVAELMWKIKVNNCDWLKISKTGRVPPSELSYRTQILGQFLAWLLDGFVVGLVRACFYATESMGQKNAIRFYRQEVWAKLQDLAFRSHISKGQMVELTPDQVAALPKSTIISRLRFIPKTDGMRPITRVIGADAKTRLYQSHVRDLLDMLRACVCSTPSLLGSTVWGMTDIHKVLSSIAPAQKEKPQPLYFVKMDVSGAYESLPHNKLIEVINQVLTPVLNEVFTIRRFAKIWADSHEGLKKAFIRQADFLEANMGSINMKQFLTSLQKKGKLHHSVLVEQHFSSDLEGKDALQFFTQILKGSVIQFGKKTYRQCQGVPQGSAVSSVLCCLCYGHMENVLFKDIINKKSCLMRLVDDFLLITPNLHDAQTFLKILLAGVPQYGLVVNPQKVVVNFEDYGSTDSCPGVRVLPLRCLFPWCGLLLDTHTLDIYKDYSSYADLSLRYSLTLGSCHSAGHQMKRKLMGILRLKCHALFLDLKTNSLEAIYKNIYKLLLLHALRFHVCAQSLPFGQSVAKNPAYFLLMIWDMVEYTNYLIRLSNNGLISGSTSQTGSVQYEAVELLFCLSFLLVLSKHRRLYKDLLLHLHKRKRRLEQCLGDLRLARVRQAANPRNPLDFLAIKT; encoded by the exons ATGTCCATCACTGATTTGTCCCCCACTCTCGGTATTCTCCGCTCCCTCTACCCGCATGTGCAAGTATTGGTGGATTTCGCAGATGATATTGTATTTAGAGAAGGACACAAAGCTACTTTAATCGAAGAGTCCGACACATGCCATTTTAAGTCCTTCGTCCGGGGTATTTTTGTATGCTTCCACAAGGAACTACAACAAGTACCTAGCTGCAACCAG ATCTGCACCCTGCCTGAACTCCTGGCCTTTGTTCTTAACAGtgtaaagagaaaaagaaaaagaaatgtacTGGCGCATGGCTACAATTTTCAATCCCTCGCCCAGGAGGAGCGGGATGCAGACCAATTCAAACTCCAAGGAGATGTCACTCAGAGTGCTGCTTACGTCCACGGCAGTGACCTGTGGAGAAAAGTCTCAATGCGTCTTGGAACTGATATTACACGATATCTTTTTGAGAGCTGTTCTGTCTTTGTGGCTGTTCCACCTTCTTGTTTATTCCAGGTGTGTGGCATTCCCATCTATGACTGCTTCTCCCTGGCCACTGCCTCGTTAGGGTTTTCTCTCCAGTCTCGAGGCTGTAGAGAGAGATGTCTTGGTGTCAATAGTATGAAGAGGAGGGCATTTAATGTGAAACGGTATTTGAGGAAACAAAAGACAGAGACTGATCAAAAGGATGAGGCAAGAGTTTGCTCAGGAAAACGAAGGCGAGTCATGGAGGAGGACAAAGTTTCCTGTGAAACAATGCAGGACGGAGAGTCTGGTAAAACAACCTTGGTTCAAAAACAGCCTGGTTCTAAAAAGCGAAGTGAAATGGAGGCAACTCTACTCCCATTGGAAGGAGGACCCAGTTGGAGATCGGGGACTTTCCCACCTTTGCCCCCCTCGCAGTCATTTATCCGCACTCTTGGATTTCTGTACGGGGGCCGAGGCATGCGTAGCTTCCTTTTGAAtaggaagaaaaaaactgcTGAGGGGTTTAGAAAAATCCAAGGGCGAGATTTGATACGAATTGTCTTCTTCGAGGGAGTGTTGTACCTGAACGGACTTGAGAGGAAGCCTAAGAAACTCCCCCGGCGCTTTTTTAACATGGTCCCACTGTTCAGTCAGTTGCTGCGACAGCACAGGAGGTGCCCGTACAGCAGATTACTGCAGAAGACGTGCCCACTTGTAGGGATCAAAGATGCGGGACAAGCAGAGCTGAGCTCCTTTTTGCCTCAGCACTGCGGATCTCATCGAGTGTACCTGTTTGTCAGAGAATGCCTCTTGGCTGTGATCCCTCAGGAGCTGTGGGGGTCTGAACACAATCGGCTGCTGTACTTTGCCCGGGTCAGGTTCTTCTTGCGCAGCGGCAAGTTTGAAAGACTGTCGGTGGCTGAACTGATGTGGAAGATAAAAGTGAACAACTGTGACTGGTTAAAGATCAGTAAGACAG GCAGGGTGCCCCCCAGTGAGCTCTCATATCGAACGCAGATCCTTGGGCAGTTCCTGGCTTGGCTCCTGGATGGCTTTGTTGTGGGTTTGGTTCGAGCCTGTTTCTATGCCACTGAGAGCATGGGCCAAAAAAACGCCATCAGGTtttacagacaggaagtctggGCAAAACTGCAGGACTTGGCCTTCAG AAGCCACATTTCCAAAGGTCAGATGGTGGAGTTGACACCAGATCAAGTGGCTGCCCTCCCCAAGTCCACTATCATATCCCGCCTTCGCTTCATTCCCAAAACAGATGGCATGAGGCCCATCACACGAGTCATAGGTGCAGATGCCAAAACCAGG CTTTATCAAAGCCACGTCCGAGACTTGCTGGACATGCTGCGGGCCTGTGTGTGCTCCACGCCATCCCTCCTGGGTTCAACAGTGTGGGGGATGACAGATATCCACAAGGTCTTGAGCTCCATAGCTCCAGCCCAGAAGGAGAAGCCACAGCCTCTCTACTTTGTGAAA ATGGATGTGAGTGGAGCCTATGAGAGTCTCCCACATAACAAACTTATTGAAGTGATCAACCAGGTTCTGACGCCCGTCTTGAACGAGGTCTTTACTATTCGCCGCTTCGCCAAGATCTGGGCTGATTCCCACGAGGGCCTCAAAAAGGCTTTTATCCGGCAG GCAGATTTCCTTGAAGCTAACATGGGATCCATCAACATGAAACAGTTTCTGACATCACTGCAGAAAAAAGGGAAGCTTCACCACTCAGTcctggtggagcag CATTTCTCCTCCGATCTTGAAGGAAAAGATGCGCTGCAATTTTTCACCCAAATACTAAAGGGCAGCGTGATTCAGTTTGGAAAGAA aaCATACAGACAGTGCCAAGGGGTTCCGCAGGGGTCTGCTGTGTCCAGTGtgctctgctgtctctgctaTGGACATATGGAGAACGTCCTGTTCAAAGACATCATTAACAAGAAAAG CTGCTTGATGAGACTGGTGGATGACTTCCTTCTGATAACCCCTAACCTACATGACGCACAGACCTTCCTGAA gaTTCTTCTTGCTGGGGTCCCTCAGTATGGTTTGGTGGTCAATCCTCAGAAGGTTGTGGTCAATTTTGAAGATTATGGAAGCACTGACTCTTGTCCTGGCGTTCGTGTCCTGCCCCTCCGCTGCCTCTTCCCCTGGTGCGGCCTGCTGCTGGATACACATACTCTCGACATCTATAAAGACTATTCTAG TTATGCAGACCTGTCCTTGCGCTACAGCCTTACTTTAGGCTCTTGCCACTCTGCTGGACatcaaatgaagagaaaactCATGGGTATCCTCAGACTGAAGTGCCATGCCTTGTTCTTAGACCTAAAG ACAAACTCACTTGAAGCCATCTACAAGAACATctacaaactgctgctgcttcacgcACTCAG GTTCCATGTGTGTGCTCAGAGTCTGCCCTTTGGTCAGAGTGTTGCTAAGAACCCAGCATACTTCCTGCTGATGATATGGGACATGGTTGAGTACACCAATTATCTCATCAGACTCAGCAACAATG GACTGATTTCTGGCAGTACATCTCAGACCGGCTCTGTGCAGTATGAAGCAGTGGAGCTACTTTTCTGTCTGTCCTTCCTGCTGGTGCTGTCCAAACATCGACGTCTCTATAAGGATCTGCTCCTACACCTGCACAAAC GGAAGCGCAGGTTGGAGCAGTGCCTGGGGGACCTGAGGTTGGCCAGAGTCCGACAGGCTGCTAACCCCAGGAACCCATTGGACTTCTTGGCCATTAAGACATAA
- the LOC130518128 gene encoding myosin-10-like translates to MEDMDEAVSSRFEPLFINEDEDRERTPMEQGERNVTPLMNNIGLIKPYLKEMDDLLKSCEELTSLPFSSHLSGSYNEMSLMESTNTDRKREDGRESYEEKSVSQQGYLFTSYIDANMDAAGTHDKTAQAHSQALASASSRCGASSDISCQREMPLTSAGHKLSDTMAEYEGQLSGMLSMLESCMEEAGMDFEPREWVTDTSQEYVHINKNHQLCGTQVTIQQERPETLESKMMKSESEAGQNPGRAHVFRGIRHEITGVAVNGMGQNPDIIGGNVVGFSKEELEKGETDESYIHPPSLSSDTFNNVSMECEVSESGDVTGIEADYLGSGQSDLCAVGSKMEECIQEVQQLEEKRKELLQEVLELRSQKDRDKTEGRHEEVTEEVTERQVTELLDALKKEEEERREGRKKEMQVLREERAEEERRMWKVNLETQGLQEELRKLRRRLFAVARDCAHNQFLLNNQHHQVDVLKREEEELESIVLQLTEQVSQLSAAHKQQISNLQAALQAWASSQTSSAQDELTECRRHSCGDIQQFLQGGLRALEDRFEPILLALLKRREVTAEALVKAKEQLQELKTQLSPLKDEIQKLKLQRARLEEKLKLIHIQRTEDVEHYKHTVCCLEESTREFKTELKLQKRKNKDMEEMRDSLSKQLLLYRAANEDHAEKT, encoded by the exons ATGGAGGATATGGATGAAGCTGTTTCATCCAGATTCGAGCCTCTCTTCATCAACGAAGACGAGGATCGAGAGAGAACTCCGATGGAACAAGGAGAGCGCAACGTGACACCGTTGATGAATAACATCGGTTTGATTAAACCATACTTAAAGGAGATGGATGATTTGCTGAAAAGCTGTGAGGAGCTTACTTCTCTCCCCTTTAGCTCTCACCTCTCAGGAAGCTACAATGAAATGAGCCTAATGGAATCAACAAATACAGACAGAAAAAGGGAAGATGGACGAGAGAGCTACGAAGAAAAAAGCGTTTCTCAACAAGGGTATCTCTTCACAAGCTATATCGACGCAAACATGGATGCCGCTGGAACGCATGACAAGACAGCACAGGCACACTCACAAGCCCTGGCCTCGGCCAGCAGCAGGTGCGGAGCGAGTTCAGACATTTCTTGCCAGAGAGAAATGCCTCTCACTTCAGCAGGTCACAAACTCAGTGACACCATGGCGGAGTATGAGGGACAGCTGTCGGGTATGCTCTCCATGCTGGAGAGCTGCATGGAAGAGGCCGGGATGGACTTTGAGCCCCGAGAATGGGTGACAGACACAAGCCAAGAATATGTTCACATTAATAAGAACCACCAGCTTTGTGGGACACAGGTGACCATTCAGCAAGAGAGGCCAGAGACGTTGGAGAGCAAAATGATGAAATCTGAGTCTGAGGCTGGTCAAAACCCAGGCAGAGCTCACGTCTTTAGGGGAATTAGACATGAGATTACTGGTGTAGCAGTAAATGGAATGGGGCAGAATCCAGATATTATCGGAGGTAATGTGGTGGGTTTTTCAAAGGAAGAACTTGAAAAGGGGGAAACAGATGAGAGTTACATTCATCCACCGTCCCTGTCCTCTGACACATTCAACAATGTCTCGATGGAGTGTGAGGTGTCAGAGTCAGGAGATGTCACTGGGATTGAAGCTGATTATTTGGGATCTGGTCAGTCTGATCTATGTGCAGTGGGGTCTAAGATGGAGGAGTGCATTCAGGAGGTGCAGCAAttagaggagaagaggaaagaactGCTGCAagaggttctggagctgaggagccagaaagacagagacaagACGGAGGGACGTCATGAAGAGGTCACAGAGGAGGTGACTGAAAGGCAGGTGACAGAGCTGCTGGATGCActgaagaaggaggaagaggagagacgagaggggaggaagaaggagatgCAGGTCCTTagggaggagagagcagaggaggaaaggaggatgTGGAAGGTTAACCTGGAGACCcaggggctgcaggaggagcttaGGAAGCTGAGACGAAGACTGTTTGCCGTAGCCCGGGACTGTGCCCACAACCAGTTTCTCCTGAATAACCAGCACCATCAGGTGGATGTTCTGAAGAGAGAAGAG GAAGAGCTGGAGTCAATAGTGCTCCAATTAACAGAACAGGTCTCACAACTCAGTGCAGCCCATAAACAACAGATCTCCAATCTGCAAGCCGCGCTTCAAGCCTGGGCATCCAGTCAAACGTCCAGCGCACAAGATGAGCTGACTGAGTGCAGGAGGCACTCCTGTGGAGACATCCAGCAGTTTCTGCAGGGTGGGCTGAGGGCACTGGAGGACAG GTTTGAACCCATTTTGTTGGCACTGCTGAAGAGGAGAGAGGTCACAGCCGAAGCCCTGGTGAAAGCCAAAGAACAGCTCCAGGAGTTGAAGACCCAGCTGAGTCCACTGAAGGATGAGATCCAAAAACTGAAGCTCCAGAGGGCTCGTCTTGAGGAAAAACTCAAACTCATTCACATACAGAGGACAGAAGACGTGGAGCACTACAAG CACACAGTTTGCTGTCTTGAGGAGAGCACCAGAGAGTTTAAAACCGAGTTAAAgcttcagaagagaaaaaacaaagacatggaggagatgagagacTCTCTGTCTAAACAACTGCTTCTGTACAG AGCTGCCAATGAGGACCATGCCGAGAAGACATGA